One window from the genome of Bradyrhizobium xenonodulans encodes:
- a CDS encoding alpha/beta fold hydrolase, translating into MRRVVVSFLFAVCTIAQLWAQEVKPNWPIPPELKWEAINGYPMAYREAGEGTSIVLVHGSTADYRIWDAQFRVFSASYRVVAVSLRHFYPERWDGAGTDFSIEQHAQDVAALIERLNLGKVHLVGHSRGGAVAVEVAKSHADVIRTLVLPDGSIEMLVPETAEGKAAGDFTKKVIGTLQENLKAGEPAKAVEVFVDMLNGPGTWQKFPEPTKQMFLANIYTALGDKDRPISTCDDVKKFDFPVLFMTGDKSPKKFEFFYNEMRKCREFPATVVIPNAGHGIQKQNADVFNKITLDFLSKH; encoded by the coding sequence GTCGTGGTGTCGTTTCTCTTTGCCGTGTGCACGATCGCACAGTTGTGGGCACAAGAGGTCAAGCCCAACTGGCCGATTCCCCCGGAGCTGAAATGGGAGGCAATCAACGGATATCCCATGGCTTACCGGGAGGCGGGCGAGGGTACGTCCATCGTTCTGGTGCACGGGTCAACGGCCGATTACCGGATTTGGGACGCCCAATTCAGAGTTTTTAGCGCATCTTACCGGGTGGTCGCGGTTAGCCTAAGGCACTTTTACCCGGAACGCTGGGATGGCGCGGGCACCGATTTTTCGATCGAACAGCACGCTCAGGATGTTGCTGCGCTGATCGAGAGATTGAACCTCGGTAAGGTGCACCTCGTCGGGCATTCGCGGGGTGGCGCGGTTGCAGTCGAGGTAGCGAAATCGCACGCCGACGTCATCCGAACACTGGTGCTGCCGGATGGCAGCATCGAGATGTTGGTGCCTGAGACTGCCGAGGGCAAAGCAGCCGGAGATTTCACAAAAAAGGTGATTGGGACCCTGCAGGAAAACCTGAAAGCAGGAGAACCAGCCAAAGCTGTGGAGGTCTTCGTCGATATGTTGAATGGCCCTGGCACATGGCAAAAGTTTCCCGAACCCACGAAGCAGATGTTTCTGGCAAATATCTACACGGCTTTGGGGGACAAAGACCGCCCGATCAGCACATGCGACGACGTCAAGAAATTTGATTTTCCAGTGCTGTTCATGACGGGGGACAAGAGTCCAAAGAAATTCGAGTTTTTTTACAATGAAATGCGCAAGTGTCGGGAGTTTCCTGCAACGGTAGTGATACCAAATGCAGGGCACGGTATACAGAAACAGAATGCTGATGTCTTTAACAAGATCACGTTGGATTTCCTGTCGAAGCATTGA